The window ACGCGGCGGCGAAGATGCTCGGCGTCGACCTCGACGAACTGGCCCGGCTGGCCCTCTCAGCGCCCTCGGGCGCGGACGGGCTGGTCATGGTGCCGTACCTGGAGGGCGAGCGGACCCCCAACCGCCCCCTGGCAACCGGCGCGGTGCACGGCCTGACCCTGCGTACGTCCACCCCCGCCCACCTGGCGCGGGCGGCGGTCGAGGGCCTGCTCTGCGGCCTCGCGGACGGCCTGGACGCGATGGTCGCCCAGGGTGCCACGGTCAACCGGGTGATCCTGGTCGGCGGCGGTGCCCGCTCCGAGGCGGTACGCCGGATCGCTCCCGAGGTGTTCGGCTGCCCGGTCCTGGTCCCCGCCCCCGGCGAGTACGTAGCCGACGGCGCCGCCCGCCAGGCCGCCTGGGTAGCCCTCGGCGGCGAAGCCCCACCCCCCTGGGCCGCCACCACCACCGAGCAGTACGACGCCCCTCCCGCCCCCCACATCCGCGACCAATACACCACCGCCCGCGACCTCTTCACCAACCGCCCCGCCCCCGCCTAACCACCCCCGGCTCACCTCGTTGATCATGAAGTTAGCGCAGGTTTGATCTCTGCTGGGCGCGCTAACTTCATGATCAACGGCAGAGGGTCAGAAGGTGGTTGCTGTGGTGGTGGGGGGGAGGGCGTTGGAGGGGCCGATGAACTGTTGTGCGGGGCGTTCGCCGGTGATGGTCGGTATCGAATTCACCACTCGTCCGGTCAGGTCGACCACGATCAGTTCGTGATTCACTTCGGCAACTGGTGTGCTGGTGGCGGCGGACGGGCCCGTTGACGGAAGCCGCCTGACGTTCGACCGGTTCAGCAGCAGGTGCTCGGTGTCGTACCAGCCGATCATCGCGTTGAAACGGGGCGTCGTCAGCGTGTGCCGTACCGCCCCGGTGGTCGGGTCGGCGATGACGATGGAGCCGGAACCGGCGCCCCCCGGTCCCATCAGGAGGGCCATGCTGTTGCCGTCGGGGGAGAAATCGGGCGGTAGGGCGACGACTCCGGGACCGGTGCTGACGTCGCGCACCAGCGCGCCGGTCAGGTCGTAGAAGCGGATGCTCGTCACCGTCGCCCTGCCCCCCTCGGCGACCAGGGTCAGCGCCAGGGCGACGTTGTTGCCATCCGGCGTCCATTCCAGACTCGGCGGGCGGTCCAGGGACGCGAGTCCGGGCAGCGGCACGAAGGTGGTTTTCAGCGTTTCCGGGTCGACCAGCGCGAAGCCGGGTTCGCCCGGTCGCGGTAACTGGGTGAAGAGGATCCGCTGCCCGTCCGGCGACCACCGGCCGTCGCCCGGATACCGCGAGCCGGCCGCGCCGGCACCGCCGAGGTCGTCGATCCACCGTACGTTCCCGCTGGCCCGGTCCATCACGCCCACCCGCCCCGGGTGGGCCGTACTGCCGTCGCCCGCGCCGACCACCACGCGGGAGCCGTCCGGTGACGGCATGACGTACCGGTAGGGCACCCGTTCGTACCGGCCGGTCTTCGGGTCGAGCAGGAGTGAGTGCCAGAACCGTGGACTCGAATCCGCGATCGTCACGTCCCGGATGCCGCTGTACGCCGTGACCACGTGCGGCTTCAGCGTGGTGCCGGCGACCGGTCCGGTGCTGTCGGGCGGGGTGGTCGTACCGCTGGTCGGGGCGACCGCAGCGACCACCCCGACCAGGGCGGCGCAGACGCCGGTGGCCACCCCGCCACCTGCCACCCGTCGGGCGACCCGTTGCCGTCGGGCGGTGAGCAGCACGGACGAGGCCAGCCCGGCCGGCGGGGAAGCCGTCTCGGCCAACTCCTCGAACGTGTTCCGGAGCGCTCCGGTGAGGTACGGATTCATCGGCTTGTCCTCTCCTTCGTACCGAGGAGGTCGAGGTCGGGGCAGAGCACACGCAGCCGGGCGAGGGCACGGGCGTGCTGGCTGCGTACCGTCGATTCGGTGCAGCTCAGGATCAGCGCGATCTCGCTGTCCGGGCGGTCCTCGAAGTAACGCAGCACCAGCACCGCCCGGTGTTTCGGGGCGAGTCGCGCCAGCGCCCGTCTGAGCGTCAGATGAAGGTCGACCGTGGCACTGTCGTCCCCCGGTGCCCGGACCTCCGGCACCCGTTCGATGCTCACCTCGCGCCGCCGCCGTACGCTGCGCCACCAGCTCGTCTGCTCGCGGTAGAGCGCGGTACGCAGGTACGCCTCGGGATTGCCGGTACGGATCCGCCCCCAGTGCCGTACGCCCCTGGCCAGCACCGTCTGGAGCAGGTCCTCGGCCTGTTGGCGGTGCCCGGTGAGGGCGAGCGCGGTGCGGAACAGCGAGTGTGAGCGCGTCTCGACGAAGTCGGTGAACTCCCGTTCGAGCTCAGCGTTCATCTAAATGCCTATCCCTCATGCCGATGACAACGCCGGACAGGGGACGGCTGCTGCTTTCCCGAAGGAGTCTTCAATCAAAGATCTGAGATCTTGGTACGGAATCGTCGTGGCGACGACGTCGCGATTCCAAGATCTCGGATCTTGCCCGGTGGTACGGGTCAGGGGTGGCGGAGGCCGGATACGAAGGTGCGCCAAGTGGCGGGCGTGAAGGTGAGGGTGCCGCCGTCCCGGTCCTTTGTGTCCCGTACCAGCACCCGGCCGGGCAGGTTGTCCGCCACCTCCACACAGGCGCCGTTGTTCGCACCGCTGCGCGTGCTGGTCCGCCACCGTGCACCGGTCAGATCCATGTCTCCGCGACCTCCATGAGCTTGTCGATCGACTGCTGGGGCGCCAGCGCCTCACCAAGTATCGCCTCCCAGACGTCGCGCACCTCGGCGATATCGGTCTCGCGGGCCACCACCTGGCCCAGCAACTGATTGTCCAGGTAGACGACCTCCTCGCCGCCGGTCACGCGGGCGATGATGAAAGGCCCGTCGAGTCCCGCGTAGGCACCGGCACTCGACGGGACCACATGGAGCCGGACCCGGGGATGTTCGGCGGCCAGATTGGCCAGGTGCAACACCTGTTCGCGCATCACCTTCGGGCCGCCGATCGGTCGGCGCAACACCGACTCGTCCAGCGTCGCGACCAGCAGGGACAGGTTTTCACCATCCAGAACCCGCTGCTGCTCCAGTCGGCGCACGACCCGCCGTTCCGCCTCCTCCGTGCTGATCCGATCGTTGCAGGCGTAGACCGCACGGACATACGCCTCGGTCTGCAGCAGGCCGGGCACCCAGCCGTGCTCGTACCAGCGCAACATGGTCGCCTCGCGCAACATCTCGGTCCGTTCACGGACCCACGGCGGTATGAGGTCCAGGTCACCCAGTTCGACCCAGAGCCGCTCGAACAGGCCGCCGTTCCTGAGTCCCCGGTCGACCGCGCGGATGTATTCAATCGTCGGTGGGCGGGTGCCGTTCTCGACCGCACTGACGTGGGACGGGGAGAAGTTGCACCTCCTGCCGAACTACTCCTGGGTCTCCTCGACCAACATCCGCGCCCGGCGGATCTCCCGTACGACGAATGCCTGAACCGATACGTCCATCTGCCGTCCAATCCCTGGATCGAGCTGCGCTGGCCAGCCATCAAGCCTAGAGATGGGGACGACTCAACGTGAACCCATGACTCCCCAGAGCTGCCCAAATCCGCCCCGTGATTCCCCACCGGGCCCGGATGCGGCCCTATCCGGGGTCGTTGCCGCATGCTGTTCGGGTGTCGGAGATGACCAAGACCGGTGGTGGAGGCAGGGTGGCCCGGGGCGGTGGCCCCGGACACCGGTTCTACAGCGTGCTGGTTTTTGTCGTGCTCGCCTCGCTGGACAACGTCGCCATCGGCCTGGTGCCACCGCTGTACGCGCCGATCAGCTCCACCCTCGGCGTCAACACCTCGGCGATCGGGCTGGTCACCGCGATCAGTTTCCTGGTCAGCGCGATAGCGGCGGTCGGCTGGGCGTACTTCGGTGATCGGACCAACCGCAAACCGCTGCTGATGATCGGCACCCTGCTGTGGGCGGTCGGTACTGCCGGCAGTGCCGCCGCCGGCAACTACCCGGACTTCTTCGGCGCCGCCGGGGGGTACCCCGCGTTCTTCCTCGCCCAGGCGGTGGCCGCGATCGGTCTCGGTGCCGTCGGCTCGGTCGGGTTCTCGGTGGTCACCGACCTCATCTCGCCCCGCCGCCGGGGACTGGTGATGAGCTTCTGGGGACTGTCGCAGGGTATCGGCACCCTCGCCGGGACCCTGCTCGGCGGCATCCTCGGCTCGACCGACTGGCGGCTGCCGTTTCTCGTACTGAGCGTTGCCGGGCTGGTCGCCACGGTTTTGTACCTGTTCACGTACGACATCCAGCGGGGGCAGAGCGAGCCGGAACTCGCGCAGGCGCTCGCCACCGGGCACGAGTACGACTACCGGATCAGCCGGGCCGACCTGCCGAGAATCCTGAACCGGCGGACCAACCGGTGGCTGATCCTCCAGGGGCTGACCGCGCAGGCGGCCTTCGGCTCACTGGTCTGGCTGCCGGTCCTGTTCCAGGAACGGGCGCAGGACCAGGGTTTCTCCAGCTCGACCGCGATCATCATCGGGAGCGTCTTCGCCACCCTGTTCCAACTCGGCGGGGTGCTCTCCATCGTCGGTGGACTCGTCGGCGACGCACTGCAGCGGCGTACGCCCAGGGGCCGGGCGTTGGTCGCGGCCGTCGGCATTCTCGCGGCCGTGCCGTTCTACCTGGTCCTGTTCTTCGTGCCGATCCGGATCGACGTCCCCGACGGCGCCGGCGCCGGTACGGTCATCAGCTCCGTGGTGGGCAGTGTGTTCACCGAACCGACGGTCGGCTTCAGTCTGCTCACCGCGCTCCTCGCGCTCGCCCTGACCTCGGCGAACTCGCCGAACTGGTTCGCGCTGATCGCCGACGTGAACCCGCCCGAGCACCGGGGCACCGTCTACAGCCTCGGCAACCTGGTCAACGGGGTCGGCCGGGCCGCCGGCAACGGCCTGGTCGGGATCGCCTTCCAGGGGCTGCGGGCGGCGTTCCCGCCCCCGCTGAACTTCGCCGTCGGCCTGGCCGCCTTCCAGCTCTTCTTCATTCCCACCGGAATCATGTACTGGCTCGCCTCCCGCACCTCCCCCAAGGACATCAAGAACGTCCACACCCTCCTCCAGTCCCGCGCCGACGACGCGGCCCCCCACCCCTGACCGCGCCGATCTTGCAGTTGTGGCGCCCAGCTCATCCCGATTCGGGGCTTATCCGAGCAACCACAACTGCAAGATCAACGCACGGAGAGGAGGGCGGGAGGGCGGGGAGGGGTCAGGGGTGGAACCAGACGGTTACGTCGGTGGGGACGTGGTTGTCGGGGTTGAGGGGTTCGGTGGATTGGAGCACGGTGGCGCCCTCGGGCAGCGGCGCCGGGTCGGGGCCGAAGTTGGTCAGGACCGAGAGGTTGCCGTTGCGGAAGTGGATGACGTCGTCGGGGCTGGTGAGCCAGTAGACGGTGCCTCGGCCGAGGGCCAGTTCGCGGCGCAGTCGCAGGGCGGTCCGGTACAGCTCGTACGTCGACCCGGC of the Micromonospora sp. NBC_01796 genome contains:
- a CDS encoding TolB family protein; protein product: MNPYLTGALRNTFEELAETASPPAGLASSVLLTARRQRVARRVAGGGVATGVCAALVGVVAAVAPTSGTTTPPDSTGPVAGTTLKPHVVTAYSGIRDVTIADSSPRFWHSLLLDPKTGRYERVPYRYVMPSPDGSRVVVGAGDGSTAHPGRVGVMDRASGNVRWIDDLGGAGAAGSRYPGDGRWSPDGQRILFTQLPRPGEPGFALVDPETLKTTFVPLPGLASLDRPPSLEWTPDGNNVALALTLVAEGGRATVTSIRFYDLTGALVRDVSTGPGVVALPPDFSPDGNSMALLMGPGGAGSGSIVIADPTTGAVRHTLTTPRFNAMIGWYDTEHLLLNRSNVRRLPSTGPSAATSTPVAEVNHELIVVDLTGRVVNSIPTITGERPAQQFIGPSNALPPTTTATTF
- a CDS encoding SigE family RNA polymerase sigma factor, which codes for MNAELEREFTDFVETRSHSLFRTALALTGHRQQAEDLLQTVLARGVRHWGRIRTGNPEAYLRTALYREQTSWWRSVRRRREVSIERVPEVRAPGDDSATVDLHLTLRRALARLAPKHRAVLVLRYFEDRPDSEIALILSCTESTVRSQHARALARLRVLCPDLDLLGTKERTSR
- a CDS encoding DUF397 domain-containing protein, which translates into the protein MDLTGARWRTSTRSGANNGACVEVADNLPGRVLVRDTKDRDGGTLTFTPATWRTFVSGLRHP
- a CDS encoding DUF5753 domain-containing protein, which translates into the protein MLREATMLRWYEHGWVPGLLQTEAYVRAVYACNDRISTEEAERRVVRRLEQQRVLDGENLSLLVATLDESVLRRPIGGPKVMREQVLHLANLAAEHPRVRLHVVPSSAGAYAGLDGPFIIARVTGGEEVVYLDNQLLGQVVARETDIAEVRDVWEAILGEALAPQQSIDKLMEVAETWI
- a CDS encoding MFS transporter, whose amino-acid sequence is MTKTGGGGRVARGGGPGHRFYSVLVFVVLASLDNVAIGLVPPLYAPISSTLGVNTSAIGLVTAISFLVSAIAAVGWAYFGDRTNRKPLLMIGTLLWAVGTAGSAAAGNYPDFFGAAGGYPAFFLAQAVAAIGLGAVGSVGFSVVTDLISPRRRGLVMSFWGLSQGIGTLAGTLLGGILGSTDWRLPFLVLSVAGLVATVLYLFTYDIQRGQSEPELAQALATGHEYDYRISRADLPRILNRRTNRWLILQGLTAQAAFGSLVWLPVLFQERAQDQGFSSSTAIIIGSVFATLFQLGGVLSIVGGLVGDALQRRTPRGRALVAAVGILAAVPFYLVLFFVPIRIDVPDGAGAGTVISSVVGSVFTEPTVGFSLLTALLALALTSANSPNWFALIADVNPPEHRGTVYSLGNLVNGVGRAAGNGLVGIAFQGLRAAFPPPLNFAVGLAAFQLFFIPTGIMYWLASRTSPKDIKNVHTLLQSRADDAAPHP